A region from the Agrococcus sp. SL85 genome encodes:
- a CDS encoding PP2C family protein-serine/threonine phosphatase, with translation MSTIGEYRFSHPSISLRWAAATHPGRRRTVNEDSVFASFPVFLVADGMGGHASGDVASALAIEAFRSLKGRTLSDVTSVEGAVERAFEDVRTQATGEPVGGTTLSGAVLVDVDGVAHWFVLNVGDSRTYVYADGELEQVTVDHSVVQELVESGALRRVDARRHPHRNVITRALGAGDSRPADAWLRPAERGQRLLVCSDGLSGEVDDVELAEILGDLASPAAAAALLLRRALDAGAPDNVSVVVVDVDAVALDEAELFDTHAQTIDDTIPREAR, from the coding sequence ATGAGCACGATCGGCGAGTACCGCTTCAGCCACCCCTCGATCTCGCTCCGCTGGGCCGCGGCGACGCATCCGGGCCGACGCCGCACCGTGAACGAGGACTCCGTCTTCGCTTCGTTCCCCGTCTTCCTCGTCGCGGACGGCATGGGCGGGCACGCCTCGGGCGACGTCGCCTCGGCGCTCGCGATCGAGGCTTTCCGCAGCCTCAAGGGCCGGACGCTCTCGGACGTCACGAGCGTCGAGGGCGCCGTCGAGCGCGCGTTCGAGGACGTGCGCACGCAGGCGACGGGGGAGCCGGTGGGCGGCACGACGCTCTCGGGCGCCGTGCTCGTCGACGTCGACGGCGTCGCGCACTGGTTCGTGCTCAACGTGGGCGACTCGCGCACCTACGTCTACGCCGACGGCGAGCTCGAGCAGGTGACGGTCGACCACTCGGTCGTGCAGGAGCTCGTGGAGTCGGGGGCGCTGCGCCGCGTCGACGCGCGCCGCCACCCGCACCGCAACGTCATCACCCGCGCGCTCGGCGCCGGCGACAGCCGTCCCGCCGACGCGTGGCTGCGGCCCGCGGAGCGCGGCCAGCGGCTGCTCGTCTGCTCCGACGGGCTGAGCGGCGAGGTCGACGACGTCGAGCTCGCCGAGATCCTCGGCGACCTCGCCTCGCCCGCGGCCGCGGCGGCGCTGCTGCTGCGCCGCGCGCTCGACGCGGGCGCCCCCGACAACGTCTCGGTCGTCGTCGTCGACGTCGATGCCGTCGCGCTCGACGAGGCCGAGCTCTTCGACACGCACGCGCAGACGATCGACGACACCATCCCGAGGGAGGCACGATGA
- a CDS encoding RDD family protein translates to MIWEIDEGRRTVEGLDEDGRPDPEYAAALGLRRAPAGRRAVASLIEFGIWALLQLPYWIVALPTLLKVATGSLQPWGLASHPDLVWMVVATVVSSVLTLAFVIVQLVLHGRKGVTLGKAIMGLRSVNVKTLAKPGIGAAVLRGLVLWASFLVPVIGPALFLASPLLDREKRGRGWLDHAAGTWFVDVREGLDPYHEKRMRIARKTVAAEPEAERSQLPSLATPADSAAAAYRPGARIRLGRRGRRAAAADGRAAARGPVVPAVGAGPRAHRARHARGRRAPRRLPPGRAERHRRARRAADTRGPRLGAALGRHRRQRARAPGRPGRRAGRRRALAAAAPAGLARGRAGGPRLGAREPDRRRDRRRGRPRGRCRAARARRGRARCAGAGRRGRRPHDPPRRGGRGRRPRGHPRSALRARRGSGARLRQR, encoded by the coding sequence GTGATCTGGGAGATCGACGAGGGCAGGCGGACGGTCGAGGGGCTCGACGAGGACGGCCGGCCCGACCCCGAGTACGCCGCGGCGCTCGGGCTCCGCCGCGCGCCCGCCGGGCGCCGCGCGGTCGCCTCGCTCATCGAGTTCGGCATCTGGGCGCTCCTCCAGCTCCCCTACTGGATCGTCGCGCTGCCGACGCTCCTCAAGGTCGCCACGGGCTCGCTGCAGCCCTGGGGGCTCGCGAGCCACCCCGACCTCGTGTGGATGGTCGTCGCGACCGTCGTCTCGTCGGTGCTGACGCTGGCCTTCGTGATCGTGCAGCTCGTGCTCCACGGCCGCAAGGGCGTCACGCTCGGCAAGGCGATCATGGGCCTGCGCTCCGTGAACGTGAAGACGCTCGCGAAGCCGGGCATCGGCGCCGCGGTCCTCCGAGGGCTCGTGCTGTGGGCCTCGTTCCTCGTGCCCGTCATCGGCCCGGCGCTCTTCCTCGCCTCGCCGCTGCTCGACCGCGAGAAGCGCGGCCGCGGCTGGCTCGACCACGCCGCCGGCACCTGGTTCGTCGACGTGCGCGAGGGGCTCGACCCCTACCACGAGAAGCGCATGCGCATCGCGCGGAAGACGGTCGCCGCCGAGCCGGAGGCGGAGCGCTCGCAGCTGCCGTCCCTCGCGACGCCCGCCGACTCGGCCGCCGCCGCGTACCGGCCGGGGGCGCGCATCAGGCTCGGGCGTCGTGGGCGCCGCGCGGCCGCAGCCGACGGGCGCGCAGCAGCCCGTGGGCCTGTCGTCCCAGCCGTCGGAGCCGGCCCCCGCGCACACCGTGCCCGGCATGCCCGCGGGCGGCGCGCGCCTCGGCGGCTACCGCCCGGGCGAGCTGAGCGGCACCGCAGGGCACGACGCGCCGCCGACACCCGCGGGCCCCGCCTCGGCGCCGCTCTCGGGCGGCATCGTCGACAGCGTGCCCGGGCGCCCGGCCGCCCCGGCCGGCGCGCCGGGCGGCGACGCGCGCTGGCAGCCGCCGCGCCCGCAGGCCTCGCGCGCGGACGCGCAGGAGGCCCCCGCCTGGGCGCCCGCGAGCCCGATCGCCGACGAGACCGTCGTCGAGGTCGACCACGAGGCCGCTGCCGCGCAGCCCGCGCCCGTCGCGGCCGCGCCCGCTGCGCCGGCGCCGGCCGCCGAGGTCGACGACCGCACGATCCGCCGCGTCGAGGTGGTCGAGGACGACGACCTCGAGGCCACCCGCGCTCGGCCCTCCGCGCGCGCCGCGGCAGCGGTGCTCGCCTTCGACAGCGGTGA
- a CDS encoding transglutaminaseTgpA domain-containing protein — translation MLPRTPREAAIDCAAILAVMLVATLSFGPVFGGTAYLVAGLGGAIAGIGVGVATSLRPLRGWLMTAAGVVLVLVVLGPALAVPRATIGGVIPTLDAWRELLLGVVYSWKGLLTAEPPAEGFPSLLVVPFLTTLITSTVATVLALRLGRGAPFAMIPASVALLVGIAFGTKIAFWPIVLGVVVAGVMVGWCSWRREAWRTGLNDEVEVTNDTRHRGQAQRQRTLGAVGMVAAALLVAGLVSIPVQTRDRAVLRDVVEPPIELAEYPSPLAGFRNWHKNFEDETLLRVSGMPEDGRLRLATFDYYDGTVYAVAGSQQTSGSGTFSRIGDEVLTQQSGTEERVRVEVGDYSGIWVPDVGFLQSLAFEGPRAEDLQGSLHYNAQTGTALALDGLAPGDAYQLDAIVPEQPSIEALEDSAVTELQVPQAAVVPDLLQAWVVEHGSNGQTKLENIVAMQRILQGGSFSHGLEDDPIPSLAGHGASRIQSMFERDVLVGDDEQYATAFALALQRINVPSRVVMGLYPDDGFRGGDEPVELTGGDMHAWVEIPFEGYGWVRFDPTPPEENQDIQPEPEPQPEPKPQVLQPPQPPEEPAELSPDTVADEGQEDDEEIEDAAWVVWLWIAGSILLLVLLMLAPFLVVGAVKAARRKRRFGAERESDRLSGGWHEVVDEAVDLGLPIPAGVTRREVAGAVEDRYPRSRATEIGEFVDAGVFGPGEPEREDVDAFWRDVERSVSGMRSEASRRRRLLARLSLRSFLRRRHERRRR, via the coding sequence ATGCTGCCGCGCACCCCGCGCGAGGCCGCGATCGACTGCGCCGCGATCCTCGCGGTCATGCTCGTCGCGACCCTGTCCTTCGGCCCCGTCTTCGGCGGCACCGCCTACCTGGTCGCGGGCCTCGGCGGCGCGATCGCCGGCATCGGCGTGGGCGTCGCGACCTCGCTGCGGCCGCTCCGCGGCTGGCTCATGACGGCCGCGGGCGTCGTGCTCGTGCTCGTCGTGCTCGGGCCCGCGCTCGCCGTGCCCCGCGCGACGATCGGCGGCGTCATCCCCACGCTCGACGCCTGGCGCGAGCTGCTGCTGGGCGTCGTCTACTCCTGGAAGGGCCTGCTGACGGCCGAGCCGCCCGCCGAGGGCTTCCCGAGCCTGCTCGTCGTGCCCTTCCTCACCACCCTCATCACCTCGACGGTCGCGACGGTCCTCGCCCTCCGCCTCGGTCGCGGCGCGCCCTTCGCGATGATCCCGGCGTCCGTCGCGCTGCTCGTCGGCATCGCCTTCGGCACGAAGATCGCCTTCTGGCCCATCGTGCTCGGCGTCGTCGTCGCCGGCGTCATGGTCGGCTGGTGCTCGTGGCGCCGCGAGGCGTGGCGCACTGGCCTCAACGACGAGGTGGAGGTCACGAACGACACGCGCCACCGCGGGCAGGCGCAGCGGCAGCGCACCCTCGGCGCCGTCGGGATGGTCGCCGCGGCGCTGCTCGTCGCCGGGCTCGTCTCGATCCCCGTGCAGACGCGCGACCGCGCGGTCCTCCGCGACGTCGTCGAGCCGCCCATCGAGCTCGCCGAGTACCCGAGCCCGCTCGCGGGATTCCGCAACTGGCACAAGAACTTCGAGGACGAGACGCTGCTGCGGGTCTCGGGCATGCCCGAGGACGGCCGACTGCGCCTGGCGACCTTCGACTACTACGACGGCACGGTCTACGCCGTCGCCGGCAGCCAGCAGACGAGCGGCTCCGGCACGTTCTCGCGCATCGGCGACGAGGTGCTCACCCAGCAGTCGGGCACCGAGGAGCGCGTGCGCGTCGAGGTCGGCGACTACTCGGGCATCTGGGTGCCCGACGTCGGCTTCCTGCAGTCGCTCGCCTTCGAGGGGCCGCGCGCCGAGGACCTCCAGGGCTCGCTGCACTACAACGCGCAGACCGGCACCGCCCTCGCGCTCGACGGCCTCGCGCCCGGCGACGCCTACCAGCTCGACGCGATCGTGCCCGAGCAGCCCTCGATCGAGGCGCTCGAGGACAGCGCGGTCACCGAGCTGCAGGTGCCGCAGGCGGCGGTCGTGCCCGACCTGCTGCAGGCGTGGGTCGTGGAGCACGGCTCGAACGGGCAGACGAAGCTCGAGAACATCGTGGCGATGCAGCGGATCCTGCAGGGCGGCTCGTTCAGCCACGGCCTCGAGGACGACCCGATCCCCTCGCTCGCCGGCCACGGCGCCTCGCGCATCCAGTCGATGTTCGAGCGCGACGTGCTCGTCGGCGACGACGAGCAGTACGCGACCGCCTTCGCGCTCGCCCTGCAGCGCATCAACGTGCCCTCGCGCGTCGTCATGGGGCTCTACCCGGACGACGGCTTCCGCGGCGGCGACGAGCCGGTCGAGCTCACGGGCGGCGACATGCACGCGTGGGTCGAGATCCCCTTCGAGGGCTACGGGTGGGTGCGCTTCGACCCCACCCCGCCCGAGGAGAACCAGGACATCCAGCCCGAGCCCGAGCCGCAGCCCGAGCCCAAGCCGCAGGTGCTGCAGCCGCCCCAGCCGCCCGAGGAGCCCGCCGAGCTCTCGCCCGACACGGTCGCCGACGAGGGGCAGGAGGACGACGAGGAGATCGAGGACGCCGCGTGGGTCGTCTGGCTCTGGATCGCCGGCTCGATCCTGCTGCTCGTGCTGCTCATGCTCGCCCCGTTCCTGGTGGTGGGCGCGGTGAAGGCTGCGCGCCGGAAGCGCCGCTTCGGCGCGGAGCGCGAGAGCGACCGGCTCTCCGGCGGGTGGCACGAGGTGGTCGACGAGGCCGTCGACCTCGGCCTGCCGATCCCCGCGGGCGTGACGCGTCGCGAGGTCGCCGGCGCCGTGGAGGATCGCTACCCTCGATCGCGAGCGACCGAGATCGGCGAGTTCGTCGACGCGGGCGTCTTCGGCCCGGGCGAGCCCGAGCGCGAGGACGTCGACGCGTTCTGGCGCGACGTCGAGCGCAGCGTGAGCGGGATGCGTTCCGAGGCATCCCGCAGGCGCAGGCTGCTCGCGAGGCTGTCGCTGCGCTCGTTCCTGCGACGCAGGCACGAGCGGAGGCGGCGATGA
- a CDS encoding DUF58 domain-containing protein encodes MTTAPERATSAPAPDPDADAGVAAETTASGTTRLRRVVERERTPLQRALDATVGPDAALGRARRAAVRWVRDRIWPAIEPITGFGWAVLIATVATLMLGALLGWKELVVIGIAGALLLLAGIAFILGRNRYRIELDLAYTRVVVGERALGRIEIHAASPKPLLPATIEVPVGKALASFHLPRMRPGDVHEDVFAIPTSRRTILQVGPVRSVRGDPVGLLRRQVKWTDPVELFVHPKTVQLDETAPGLIRDLEGITTRDLTNSDIAFHALRDYVAGDDRRYIHWKSSARTGQLMVRQFEQTRRSVLALGLSTSPEDYADPAEFETAISILGSVGLQAVRDEMDLVVQTSRRTLPATTGKRLLDGLSGVEWSPRHDRFLDLSATIGQAHPGASVVMLLAGAVVDPALVRRARTLLPSQARIIVFTVVQGASPRIQPIGDVVLATIGSVSDLPRIMRGVALQ; translated from the coding sequence ATGACGACGGCGCCCGAGCGGGCGACGTCAGCACCCGCCCCCGATCCCGACGCCGACGCCGGCGTCGCCGCTGAGACCACCGCATCCGGCACGACCCGGCTGCGGCGCGTCGTCGAGCGCGAGCGCACGCCGCTCCAGCGGGCGCTCGACGCGACGGTGGGGCCGGATGCCGCGCTCGGCCGAGCGCGGCGCGCCGCTGTCCGCTGGGTGCGCGACCGCATCTGGCCGGCGATCGAGCCCATCACGGGCTTCGGCTGGGCGGTGCTGATCGCGACGGTCGCGACCCTCATGCTCGGGGCGCTCCTGGGGTGGAAGGAGCTCGTGGTCATCGGCATCGCGGGCGCGCTGCTGCTCCTCGCGGGCATCGCGTTCATCCTCGGCCGCAACCGCTACCGCATCGAGCTCGACCTCGCCTACACGCGCGTCGTCGTGGGCGAGCGCGCGCTCGGACGCATCGAGATCCACGCGGCCTCGCCGAAGCCCCTGCTGCCCGCGACGATCGAGGTGCCGGTCGGCAAGGCGCTCGCGTCGTTCCACCTGCCGCGCATGCGGCCGGGGGACGTGCACGAGGACGTCTTCGCGATCCCGACGAGCCGTCGCACGATCCTGCAGGTCGGGCCCGTGCGCTCCGTGCGCGGCGACCCCGTGGGGCTGCTGCGCCGCCAGGTGAAGTGGACCGACCCCGTCGAGCTCTTCGTGCACCCCAAGACGGTGCAGCTCGACGAGACGGCCCCCGGCCTCATCCGCGACCTCGAGGGCATCACGACCCGCGACCTCACGAACAGCGACATCGCCTTCCACGCGCTGCGCGACTACGTCGCGGGCGACGACCGCCGCTACATCCACTGGAAGTCGTCCGCCCGCACGGGGCAGCTCATGGTGCGCCAGTTCGAGCAGACGCGACGCAGCGTGCTCGCCCTCGGCCTCTCGACGAGCCCCGAGGACTACGCGGATCCCGCGGAGTTCGAGACCGCGATCTCGATCCTCGGCTCCGTGGGCCTGCAGGCGGTGCGCGACGAGATGGACCTCGTCGTGCAGACCTCGCGCCGCACGCTGCCTGCGACGACCGGCAAGCGCCTCCTCGACGGCCTCTCGGGCGTCGAGTGGTCGCCGCGGCACGATCGCTTCCTCGACCTCTCGGCCACCATCGGCCAGGCGCACCCGGGCGCATCCGTCGTGATGCTCCTCGCGGGGGCCGTCGTCGACCCCGCGCTCGTGCGGCGGGCCCGCACGCTCCTGCCCTCGCAGGCGCGCATCATCGTCTTCACCGTCGTGCAGGGCGCGAGCCCCCGCATCCAGCCCATCGGCGACGTCGTGCTCGCGACGATCGGCTCCGTGAGCGACCTGCCGCGGATCATGCGAGGGGTGGCGCTGCAATGA
- a CDS encoding AAA family ATPase has translation MTTPMTREQATWFAETFQRLVGNVGTAVLGKEDVIRLAFTTMLAEGHLLLEDAPGTGKTQLAKSMAATVQGTNHRIQFTPDLLPSDVTGVTVYDQKTQAFEFHKGPIFASIVLADEINRASPKTQSALLEVMEEARVTVDGTPYEVGRPFMVIATQNPIEQAGTYRLPEAQLDRFLMKTSIGYPGREQTVRILAGASNRNASAGVQPVITTAAIAEMVDLAATVHVDDAVLDYVAQLSEHTRDSKDTRLGVSVRGAMALMRAVKVWAASRGRAYVLPDDVKELAQPVWAHRIVLDPEAEFSGVTGDRIIDRAVADIPAPQDRQQAA, from the coding sequence ATGACCACCCCCATGACCCGCGAGCAGGCGACCTGGTTCGCAGAGACGTTCCAGCGACTCGTCGGCAACGTCGGCACCGCCGTGCTCGGCAAGGAGGACGTGATCCGCCTCGCCTTCACGACGATGCTCGCCGAGGGCCACCTGCTGCTCGAGGACGCCCCCGGCACCGGCAAGACGCAGCTCGCGAAGTCGATGGCGGCGACGGTGCAGGGCACGAACCACCGCATCCAGTTCACGCCCGACCTGCTGCCCTCCGACGTCACGGGCGTCACGGTGTACGACCAGAAGACGCAGGCCTTCGAGTTCCACAAGGGCCCGATCTTCGCCTCGATCGTGCTCGCCGACGAGATCAACCGCGCGAGCCCGAAGACGCAGTCGGCGCTGCTCGAGGTCATGGAGGAGGCCCGCGTCACCGTCGACGGCACGCCCTACGAGGTCGGCCGCCCGTTCATGGTGATCGCGACCCAGAACCCCATCGAGCAGGCCGGCACGTACCGCCTGCCCGAGGCGCAGCTCGACCGGTTCCTCATGAAGACCTCGATCGGCTACCCGGGGCGCGAGCAGACCGTCCGCATCCTCGCGGGCGCCTCGAACCGCAATGCCTCCGCGGGCGTGCAGCCCGTGATCACCACGGCCGCGATCGCCGAGATGGTCGACCTCGCCGCCACCGTCCACGTCGACGACGCGGTGCTCGACTACGTCGCGCAGCTCTCGGAGCACACGCGCGACTCGAAGGACACGCGCCTGGGCGTCTCGGTGCGCGGTGCGATGGCGCTCATGCGCGCCGTGAAGGTGTGGGCCGCGAGCCGCGGCCGCGCCTACGTGCTGCCCGACGACGTGAAGGAGCTCGCGCAGCCCGTGTGGGCGCACCGCATCGTGCTCGACCCCGAGGCGGAGTTCTCGGGCGTCACCGGCGACCGCATCATCGACCGCGCGGTCGCCGACATCCCCGCCCCGCAGGACCGGCAGCAGGCTGCATGA